Proteins from one Corallococcus exiguus genomic window:
- a CDS encoding SDR family NAD(P)-dependent oxidoreductase, whose amino-acid sequence MANETTKSVVVTGASRGIGRAVSLAFAREGYDVWAMARSAESLEALRKEGGERIRTLTVDVADESALLAACKTVLAAGTPRVLVNNAGITVSAPLTKTSTADLAKVMAVNVTAPFLLCRELMPAMASAAGGRVINIGSITATRGAKYTSAYCASKHALLGLTRALSVEYARKNVTVNIVNPGWVETDMFAGATAAITKTTGRSEEQAREALAAMSAMGRIIQPEEVAAMCLFLASEAAAPITGAAYAIDGGEAA is encoded by the coding sequence ATGGCAAACGAGACGACGAAGAGCGTGGTGGTGACGGGCGCCAGCCGGGGCATTGGCCGCGCGGTGTCCCTGGCGTTCGCGCGCGAGGGCTACGACGTCTGGGCGATGGCGCGCTCTGCGGAGTCGCTGGAGGCGCTGCGCAAGGAAGGCGGCGAGCGCATCCGCACGCTCACCGTGGACGTGGCGGATGAGTCCGCGTTGCTCGCGGCGTGCAAGACCGTGCTGGCTGCGGGCACGCCCCGGGTGCTGGTGAACAACGCGGGCATCACCGTGTCCGCGCCGCTGACGAAGACGTCCACGGCGGACCTGGCGAAGGTGATGGCCGTGAACGTGACGGCGCCCTTCCTGCTGTGCCGCGAACTGATGCCGGCGATGGCGTCCGCGGCCGGCGGCCGGGTCATCAACATCGGCTCCATCACCGCGACGCGCGGGGCGAAGTACACGTCCGCGTACTGCGCGTCCAAGCACGCGCTGCTGGGGCTGACGCGCGCGCTGTCGGTGGAGTACGCGCGCAAGAACGTCACCGTGAACATCGTGAACCCGGGTTGGGTGGAGACGGACATGTTCGCGGGCGCGACGGCCGCCATCACCAAGACGACAGGCCGCAGCGAGGAACAGGCCCGTGAGGCCCTGGCCGCGATGAGCGCCATGGGCCGCATCATCCAGCCGGAGGAGGTGGCCGCGATGTGCCTCTTCCTCGCGTCGGAGGCGGCGGCGCCCATCACCGGCGCGGCCTACGCCATCGACGGCGGCGAGGCGGCGTAG
- a CDS encoding DUF1028 domain-containing protein: MKTFTRGLLATSCLMFASTSALAAAPTGRANPRLLGTRAIVACDAVEKSCGVASISFPSGISGLVPYGRPDVAVASMFYPSVDDAEAIIARTDAGDTAQAAVDYVFTVDPYADYRQLAAVKLNPDGTITVGQQTGAESASQRCAVKGATFVVQANNQTTATICAAMATGFQQATGSLPQRLLASLKAGAKVGGDNNGERSGVIRVWSSENEAVFYTKVLADAVVHGSKHALKELDVEMNRYQAGVAAPYASDLISLDKETAKVVKRVLHKLGYYDGRMDGSWNDTAEQALYDFNWNNSFFLKPTVVVNGQRKIDGPLVNFMRDADLEALAPATH, from the coding sequence ATGAAGACCTTCACGCGTGGCCTGCTGGCCACCTCCTGTCTGATGTTCGCGTCCACGTCCGCCCTCGCGGCAGCGCCCACCGGCCGCGCCAACCCCCGCCTCCTGGGCACGCGCGCCATCGTCGCGTGCGACGCCGTGGAGAAGTCGTGCGGCGTGGCCAGCATCTCCTTCCCCTCGGGCATCAGTGGCCTGGTGCCCTACGGCCGCCCGGATGTGGCGGTGGCCTCCATGTTCTATCCCTCGGTGGATGACGCCGAGGCGATCATCGCCCGCACCGACGCGGGTGACACGGCCCAGGCCGCCGTCGACTACGTCTTCACCGTGGATCCGTACGCGGACTACCGGCAGCTCGCCGCGGTGAAGCTCAACCCCGACGGCACCATCACCGTGGGCCAGCAGACCGGCGCGGAGAGCGCCTCGCAGCGCTGCGCGGTGAAGGGCGCCACCTTCGTGGTGCAGGCCAACAACCAGACCACCGCCACCATCTGCGCCGCCATGGCGACGGGCTTCCAGCAGGCCACGGGCAGCCTGCCGCAGCGGCTGCTCGCGTCGCTCAAGGCGGGGGCCAAGGTGGGCGGTGACAACAACGGCGAGCGCTCCGGCGTCATCCGCGTCTGGAGCTCGGAGAACGAAGCGGTCTTCTACACGAAGGTGCTCGCGGACGCCGTCGTGCACGGCAGCAAGCACGCGCTGAAGGAACTGGACGTGGAGATGAACCGCTACCAGGCGGGCGTCGCGGCGCCATATGCGTCGGACCTCATCTCGCTCGACAAGGAGACGGCGAAGGTCGTGAAGCGCGTGCTGCACAAGCTCGGGTACTACGACGGCCGCATGGATGGGAGCTGGAACGATACCGCCGAACAGGCGCTGTATGACTTCAACTGGAACAACAGCTTCTTCCTCAAGCCCACCGTGGTGGTGAACGGCCAGCGGAAGATCGACGGTCCGCTGGTCAACTTCATGCGCGACGCGGACCTGGAAGCGCTCGCGCCCGCGACGCACTGA
- a CDS encoding acyl-CoA dehydrogenase family protein has product MPRADITDLFRIDDLLSAEEKAARDAVARFVDAEVLPIIGKHFRDGTFPAHLIPGLAELGVLGANLQGYGCAGMNTVSYGLVLQELERGDSGLRSFASVQGSLCMFPIHAFGSEEQKTRFLPGMAKGQLIGCFGLTEPDFGSNPGGMRARARKDGDSWVLNGTKAWITNGSIADVAVVWAKTDEGGPESVRGFLVEKGMPGFSAREIPGKFSLRASRTSELSFQDVRVPDRNVLPGVVGLRGPLSCLNNARAGIAFAVTGAAIACFEGAREYALSRTQFDGKSIAGYQLTQEKLADMLQEIVKAQLLSLRLARLKDEGKSNPVMVSLAKRNNVKSALDIARVARSIYGANGITDDYPPVRHMLNLESVFTYEGTHEVHTLVLGKAITGIDAFG; this is encoded by the coding sequence ATGCCCCGCGCCGACATCACCGACCTGTTCCGCATCGACGACCTGCTGTCCGCCGAGGAGAAGGCCGCTCGCGACGCGGTGGCCCGCTTCGTGGACGCGGAGGTGCTGCCCATCATCGGCAAGCACTTCCGCGACGGCACCTTCCCCGCGCACCTCATCCCGGGCCTGGCGGAGCTGGGCGTGCTGGGCGCGAACCTCCAGGGCTACGGCTGCGCGGGCATGAACACCGTCAGCTATGGCCTGGTGTTGCAGGAGCTGGAGCGCGGTGACTCCGGCCTGCGCAGCTTCGCGTCCGTGCAGGGCTCGCTCTGCATGTTCCCCATCCACGCCTTCGGCAGCGAGGAGCAGAAGACGCGCTTCCTGCCGGGCATGGCGAAGGGACAGCTCATCGGCTGCTTCGGCCTCACCGAGCCCGACTTCGGCTCCAACCCCGGCGGCATGCGCGCCCGCGCCCGGAAGGACGGCGACAGCTGGGTGCTCAACGGCACCAAGGCGTGGATTACCAACGGCTCCATCGCGGACGTCGCGGTGGTGTGGGCGAAGACGGACGAGGGCGGCCCGGAGTCCGTGCGCGGCTTCCTGGTGGAGAAGGGGATGCCCGGCTTCAGCGCGCGGGAGATTCCCGGCAAGTTCTCCCTGCGCGCGTCGCGCACCAGTGAGCTGTCCTTCCAGGACGTGCGCGTGCCGGACCGCAACGTGCTGCCCGGCGTCGTGGGCCTGCGCGGTCCGCTGTCGTGCCTCAACAACGCGAGAGCAGGCATCGCGTTCGCGGTGACGGGCGCGGCCATCGCGTGCTTCGAGGGCGCGCGCGAATACGCGCTGTCCCGCACCCAGTTCGACGGCAAGTCCATCGCCGGCTACCAGCTCACGCAGGAGAAGCTGGCGGACATGCTCCAGGAGATCGTCAAGGCGCAGCTGTTGAGCCTGCGGCTCGCGCGCCTCAAGGACGAGGGCAAGAGCAACCCCGTGATGGTGAGCCTGGCCAAGCGCAACAACGTGAAGAGCGCGCTCGACATCGCCCGCGTGGCCCGGAGCATCTACGGGGCCAATGGCATCACGGACGACTACCCGCCCGTGCGCCACATGCTGAATCTGGAGAGTGTCTTCACCTACGAGGGCACCCACGAGGTGCACACGCTGGTGCTGGGCAAGGCCATCACCGGCATCGACGCGTTCGGCTGA